A DNA window from Gillisia sp. Hel1_33_143 contains the following coding sequences:
- the eno gene encoding phosphopyruvate hydratase, translating into MMKIQKLIAREVLDSRGNPTVEAEITLEKGFFGRAICPSVASTGEKEAVELRDGGKTRYNSKGVLKAVNNINQIIAPALSNKVFDNQQELDNFLMELDGTSNKSNLGANAILPISMAFARAAAAFSKEPLYRYLNTDGKFTMPVPCMNVINGGAHADNNVDFQEFMIAPHNAPAFYEAIRMGEETFHALKSILKNKNYFTGVGDEGGFAPNLKSNEEAIEVILEAIEKAGYKPGTDISICLDPAASELWQEGNYVLFKSTQKKYSSNQLIDLWKSWVDQYPIISLEDGMAENDWEGWQTLTNELGSKIELIGDDLLCTNKRLLQEAIDKNACNSILIKLNQIGTVTETLETIALAKKNKYSFFISHRSGETEDTFIADLAVATAAGKIKTGSGSRGERIAKFNQLIRIEQELGKEAVFTGIKAFKNN; encoded by the coding sequence ATTATGAAAATTCAAAAACTCATTGCAAGGGAAGTTTTGGACTCCCGTGGAAATCCAACTGTGGAAGCAGAAATTACTTTAGAAAAAGGATTTTTTGGCCGTGCCATCTGCCCTTCCGTTGCAAGTACTGGGGAAAAGGAAGCTGTTGAACTCCGGGACGGGGGCAAAACGCGATACAATAGCAAAGGGGTATTAAAGGCGGTAAACAACATTAACCAAATTATCGCACCGGCCCTTTCCAATAAGGTGTTCGATAACCAACAGGAGTTGGACAATTTTCTAATGGAACTGGACGGCACCTCCAACAAATCAAATCTTGGCGCCAATGCCATACTGCCCATTTCTATGGCATTTGCCAGAGCGGCAGCAGCATTTTCGAAAGAGCCTTTATACCGTTATTTGAATACCGATGGAAAATTCACAATGCCGGTGCCCTGTATGAACGTGATAAATGGCGGGGCTCACGCCGATAACAATGTGGATTTTCAGGAATTTATGATTGCCCCCCATAACGCCCCCGCTTTTTATGAAGCTATCCGAATGGGAGAAGAAACTTTCCACGCCTTGAAAAGTATCCTGAAAAATAAAAATTACTTTACCGGGGTTGGCGATGAAGGCGGGTTTGCACCTAATTTAAAATCAAACGAAGAAGCGATTGAAGTAATTCTTGAAGCTATTGAAAAAGCAGGCTATAAACCGGGCACCGATATTTCCATTTGCCTAGATCCCGCAGCGAGCGAACTATGGCAGGAAGGGAACTATGTTTTATTTAAAAGCACTCAAAAAAAATATTCAAGCAACCAGCTCATTGATCTTTGGAAAAGCTGGGTAGATCAATATCCCATTATTTCGTTGGAAGATGGAATGGCGGAAAACGACTGGGAAGGATGGCAGACCCTGACAAATGAACTGGGGAGCAAGATCGAATTGATCGGGGATGATCTGCTGTGTACCAACAAAAGACTTTTACAGGAAGCCATTGATAAAAACGCCTGTAATTCCATTCTCATCAAGTTGAACCAAATAGGTACAGTTACCGAAACCTTGGAAACAATAGCATTGGCAAAGAAGAACAAATACAGTTTTTTCATTTCCCATCGAAGCGGGGAGACCGAGGATACTTTTATCGCAGATTTGGCCGTGGCAACGGCAGCCGGAAAAATAAAAACGGGAAGCGGTAGCCGTGGCGAGCGCATTGCCAAGTTCAATCAACTCA
- a CDS encoding inorganic diphosphatase has product MKNFNPWHHVPIGNGQPEMVQAIIEIPKGSKAKYELDKETGMLRLDRVLFSSVNYPENYGFIPQTLGEDHDPLDILVLSQIDVQPLCILEAKVIGVMRMIDNDEADDKIIAVAKNDMSVNHINDVSELPKHFALELKNFFEDYKKLENKTVRVEEFQNAAMAKEIIQQAITDYQQEFKN; this is encoded by the coding sequence ATGAAAAACTTTAATCCTTGGCACCACGTGCCCATCGGAAACGGACAACCTGAAATGGTTCAGGCAATTATTGAAATCCCCAAGGGGAGTAAGGCTAAATATGAACTGGATAAAGAAACTGGGATGCTCCGCCTGGACCGGGTGCTGTTTTCGTCGGTAAACTATCCCGAAAATTATGGGTTTATCCCCCAGACTTTGGGGGAAGACCACGACCCGCTTGATATTTTGGTGCTTTCGCAAATCGATGTGCAACCGCTCTGTATTTTGGAGGCCAAAGTAATCGGGGTAATGCGGATGATCGATAATGACGAAGCCGACGATAAAATAATCGCGGTCGCGAAAAATGATATGAGCGTAAACCATATCAACGATGTTTCAGAACTGCCCAAACACTTTGCCCTGGAGCTCAAAAACTTTTTTGAGGATTACAAAAAGCTGGAAAATAAAACCGTCCGGGTGGAAGAATTTCAAAATGCGGCAATGGCGAAAGAAATTATTCAACAAGCAATCACCGATTATCAACAAGAATTTAAAAACTAA
- the crcB gene encoding fluoride efflux transporter CrcB, producing the protein MGRIFLLVGAGGFLGSIARYLIAIWLTKHFPSAFPYGTFAANILGCLLIGLVFGLGQRFEWLTPEVRLFLATGFCGGFTTFSSFTLENTILLQNSNYLTFAIYAISSFTLGLLAVFGGITLTKI; encoded by the coding sequence ATGGGTAGGATTTTTTTATTGGTGGGCGCAGGGGGTTTTTTGGGCAGTATTGCAAGGTATCTCATTGCAATATGGCTGACCAAACACTTCCCATCCGCGTTTCCTTATGGAACATTTGCCGCAAATATTTTGGGCTGTCTGTTGATCGGGCTGGTATTTGGCCTTGGGCAACGCTTTGAATGGCTCACGCCGGAAGTACGCCTTTTCCTTGCCACCGGTTTTTGCGGGGGCTTCACCACTTTTTCCTCCTTTACTTTAGAAAACACAATTTTACTTCAGAATTCCAACTACCTCACTTTTGCCATCTACGCAATAAGTAGTTTCACGCTTGGCTTATTAGCTGTATTTGGGGGAATAACTTTAACAAAAATATGA
- a CDS encoding c-type cytochrome, whose product MFAQKPTIATVWKPKDVEAEFSSGNMPNNVKYGYQLISETPKYMGPMAKDTSMKYAGNNLACMNCHLKAGTQAGSASWIGVTNRYPKFSGRSNKMSTIENRINGCMERSMNGKKLPTGSRAMKAIVAYMEWLGKDMPKEKEKEYKGYAEISLPDTAVNLAEGKSLFAKECMVCHGQNGEGVKLTDSTKGYQYPPLWGADSYNNGAGMHRVITSAEFIKGNMPFGQATWNHPKLTDLEAYNLAGYINSFSRPLKENTQSDYPDKKQKPVSTPYGPWTDPFPPSQHALGPFPPIIKYYKERYQLVKTK is encoded by the coding sequence TTGTTTGCACAAAAACCAACTATCGCCACAGTTTGGAAACCTAAAGATGTGGAGGCCGAATTCAGTTCGGGGAATATGCCGAATAATGTAAAATACGGGTATCAACTTATCTCCGAAACCCCAAAATATATGGGGCCCATGGCAAAAGACACTTCTATGAAGTATGCCGGCAATAATCTGGCATGTATGAACTGCCATTTAAAGGCTGGTACACAGGCAGGATCTGCTTCCTGGATTGGGGTGACTAACAGATATCCGAAATTTAGCGGTCGTTCCAATAAAATGAGTACAATAGAAAACAGGATAAACGGCTGCATGGAACGTAGTATGAATGGTAAAAAACTTCCAACCGGTTCCCGTGCTATGAAAGCTATAGTAGCCTATATGGAATGGTTAGGAAAAGATATGCCCAAGGAAAAAGAAAAGGAATATAAAGGATATGCAGAAATCAGCCTTCCGGATACTGCCGTAAACCTGGCGGAGGGAAAATCGCTATTTGCAAAGGAATGCATGGTCTGCCATGGGCAAAATGGAGAGGGGGTAAAACTGACCGATAGCACCAAAGGCTATCAATATCCACCATTGTGGGGGGCCGACAGCTATAATAACGGGGCCGGAATGCACCGGGTTATAACTTCGGCAGAATTTATTAAAGGAAATATGCCTTTCGGACAGGCTACCTGGAACCATCCAAAATTAACCGATTTAGAGGCCTATAATTTGGCAGGTTACATCAATAGCTTTAGCCGACCTCTAAAAGAAAACACCCAGTCAGACTATCCCGATAAAAAGCAAAAACCAGTTTCTACTCCTTACGGGCCCTGGACAGATCCATTCCCACCTTCTCAACACGCCTTGGGGCCTTTTCCGCCAATTATTAAATATTATAAGGAAAGATACCAGCTGGTAAAAACAAAATGA
- a CDS encoding DsrE family protein, translating to MKIKNLLLVFFLTILTLNFAAAQEWQTPVIDGYGKVKYFKDAGIQPEKDKEYKILYHLTSKNEKEGVNAGLWHIARQVNLFGVTGVPSQNVKIVAVISGPDTDIVMSDDAYMKRYQKKNPNLDLMKKLTDYGVKIEVCGQAAAEHNIDPYSELNKYTDFTLSALIDIPTYQMQGYVIMF from the coding sequence ATGAAAATTAAAAACTTATTGCTCGTTTTTTTCCTTACAATTCTAACCTTAAATTTTGCTGCGGCACAAGAATGGCAAACTCCCGTTATCGACGGTTACGGAAAGGTGAAATACTTTAAAGATGCGGGAATTCAACCCGAGAAAGATAAGGAGTATAAAATCCTTTATCATTTAACTTCAAAAAATGAAAAGGAAGGGGTAAATGCCGGTCTGTGGCATATTGCGCGACAGGTAAATTTATTTGGAGTAACCGGGGTGCCTTCACAAAATGTTAAAATAGTTGCTGTAATTAGCGGCCCCGATACCGATATTGTAATGTCTGATGATGCCTATATGAAAAGGTACCAAAAGAAAAATCCCAACCTCGATTTAATGAAAAAGTTAACTGATTACGGGGTAAAAATCGAAGTTTGCGGGCAGGCAGCTGCCGAACACAATATAGACCCTTATTCAGAATTAAATAAATATACTGATTTCACCCTTTCTGCGCTTATAGATATTCCTACCTATCAAATGCAGGGCTATGTAATAATGTTCTAA
- a CDS encoding molybdate ABC transporter substrate-binding protein, whose protein sequence is MKTCVNLSTILLFLLAHSVFAQNAKDYEHRYDAPWETSPLAGTVFTGYGIDNAPDFHGDVNNPDLVVFFAGNQYMAVPELLEAFRKKYPKYSRVFAETIPPGIEGQQLESGNLILGNMRISLKPDIVTAGKGKIEQGEKEGRFIKTLAYAKNKLAIMVAKDNPKNIKSLYDLGRADVKISMPNPEWEGIATRIIKAYENAGGNDLKTHIMNEKLSKNTTYLTTIHHRQTPLRIMYGESDAGPVWYSEAYYQSSLTNHPIDMVAIPDAINVEATYMAGQLKTAPHPEAASAFMEFLTSQEAVQIYKKYGFSSVN, encoded by the coding sequence ATGAAAACCTGTGTAAATTTATCAACGATACTGCTTTTTTTGCTGGCACATTCGGTGTTTGCACAAAACGCGAAAGATTACGAACATCGTTACGATGCCCCCTGGGAGACTTCCCCGCTTGCAGGGACTGTATTTACAGGATATGGGATCGATAATGCGCCAGATTTTCATGGCGATGTAAATAACCCCGATCTTGTGGTTTTCTTTGCGGGTAATCAATATATGGCCGTTCCGGAGCTTCTGGAAGCTTTCAGAAAAAAGTATCCTAAATACAGCCGGGTATTTGCCGAAACAATCCCTCCCGGAATAGAAGGGCAACAACTGGAAAGCGGAAACCTTATTTTGGGGAATATGCGGATAAGCCTTAAACCAGATATTGTTACCGCCGGAAAAGGAAAAATTGAACAAGGGGAAAAAGAAGGCAGGTTTATAAAAACCCTGGCTTACGCAAAAAATAAATTAGCCATTATGGTTGCGAAAGACAATCCTAAAAATATTAAAAGCTTATACGACCTGGGTAGAGCCGACGTAAAAATAAGCATGCCCAACCCAGAATGGGAAGGTATCGCCACCCGAATTATTAAAGCTTATGAAAATGCGGGCGGAAATGATCTTAAAACCCATATAATGAACGAGAAGTTAAGTAAAAATACCACTTATCTTACCACGATCCATCATCGCCAAACTCCCTTAAGGATTATGTACGGGGAGTCTGATGCCGGCCCGGTTTGGTATAGTGAAGCCTATTATCAATCTTCACTTACCAACCATCCAATAGATATGGTTGCGATTCCAGATGCTATTAATGTAGAAGCCACATATATGGCGGGTCAATTAAAAACAGCTCCCCATCCGGAAGCGGCCAGTGCATTTATGGAATTTTTAACTTCGCAGGAAGCAGTGCAGATTTATAAAAAATACGGATTTAGTTCTGTAAATTAA
- a CDS encoding extracellular solute-binding protein encodes MKFLKLKMSVKIWALVLVLFNLSCNTSVKKDVNKKEESSSKSELLQPKIKYSPKDGIIRIYGAGGPQTAIIRAAKVFEKETGNKVVVKFGPESKWTAEAQADADIIWGTAEQSMTAFLQTYTEFKSENVEPIYLRPAAIAVQKGNPKHIRGIKDLLKPGMRIVVVEGAGVYNTSGTGVWEDVVGRTGNLEDLKEFRKNIINYAMGSGAGFKAFKEENADAWITWNYWVITHPEQADLVEIEPDRAIYRDLTVVTNNKADAEAKEFIKFLKSPPAEEIFKSEGWIH; translated from the coding sequence ATGAAATTTTTAAAACTAAAAATGTCAGTAAAGATCTGGGCATTAGTATTGGTCTTATTTAACCTTAGTTGTAATACTTCGGTTAAGAAAGATGTTAATAAAAAAGAGGAATCTTCTTCGAAAAGTGAATTGTTACAACCCAAAATAAAATATTCTCCCAAGGATGGAATAATTCGAATTTACGGCGCCGGCGGTCCACAAACGGCCATAATTCGAGCTGCTAAGGTCTTTGAAAAGGAAACCGGGAATAAAGTTGTGGTTAAATTTGGTCCCGAATCTAAATGGACGGCCGAAGCTCAGGCTGATGCAGACATTATTTGGGGTACTGCGGAACAATCTATGACGGCATTTTTACAGACCTATACCGAGTTTAAAAGTGAAAATGTGGAGCCCATTTACCTCCGTCCTGCGGCAATTGCAGTTCAAAAGGGAAATCCTAAGCATATTAGAGGGATTAAGGATCTTTTAAAACCAGGAATGCGGATTGTGGTGGTAGAAGGGGCTGGAGTTTATAACACTTCTGGAACCGGGGTCTGGGAAGATGTCGTGGGCCGAACTGGGAATTTAGAAGATTTGAAGGAATTTCGTAAAAACATTATCAATTATGCTATGGGAAGCGGTGCCGGGTTTAAAGCTTTTAAAGAAGAAAATGCCGATGCCTGGATTACTTGGAATTATTGGGTAATCACACATCCAGAGCAGGCCGATTTAGTAGAGATCGAACCAGATAGGGCTATTTATAGAGATCTTACCGTGGTAACGAATAATAAAGCAGATGCTGAAGCTAAAGAGTTTATAAAATTTCTAAAAAGTCCACCTGCGGAAGAAATTTTTAAATCTGAAGGCTGGATCCATTAA
- a CDS encoding YeiH family protein has protein sequence MNFKKISLFGKDFTGSKIAFLLIASLCLTPLISPPIALAIGLVVAQLIGNPFSSLSHKAVNWLLKVAVVGLGFGMSVSSALQAGKEGFLFTVASISLTLTLGLLLGKLFGIDKKISKLISSGTAICGGSAIAAISPIIKADAKQISVSMGIVFLLNSIALFIFPSIGHYLHLTQHQFGIWCAIAIHDTSSVVGAADVYGPKALQIATTVKLARALWILPVSLLFAVFSKGSTKKIKVPYFIGLFILAIAINTYVPAVQHVSGYIVQGAKMALTLTLFLIGTSLTAKSLKVVGLKPLLQAVIIWGFISIGSLMVILHTIN, from the coding sequence ATGAATTTTAAAAAAATCAGTCTTTTTGGAAAAGACTTTACCGGTTCAAAAATAGCTTTCCTTCTTATAGCTTCCCTATGCTTAACTCCACTCATTTCGCCACCTATTGCCCTGGCGATAGGATTGGTGGTTGCTCAATTAATAGGAAACCCCTTTAGCAGCCTGAGCCATAAAGCCGTAAATTGGTTATTGAAAGTTGCTGTAGTGGGATTGGGTTTTGGAATGAGTGTATCGAGCGCCCTACAAGCCGGGAAGGAAGGTTTTTTATTTACGGTCGCATCGATTAGCCTTACGTTAACTTTGGGCTTACTTTTAGGAAAGTTGTTCGGCATCGATAAAAAAATATCCAAACTTATTTCGTCTGGAACGGCAATTTGTGGGGGAAGTGCCATCGCGGCCATTTCTCCTATAATAAAAGCCGATGCCAAGCAAATTTCTGTATCTATGGGAATTGTGTTTTTACTGAATTCTATCGCGCTGTTTATCTTTCCTTCTATTGGGCATTACCTGCACCTTACGCAACACCAGTTTGGAATTTGGTGTGCTATTGCTATTCATGATACAAGTTCGGTAGTAGGTGCTGCAGATGTGTATGGCCCAAAGGCCCTGCAAATTGCCACTACCGTGAAACTGGCAAGGGCTTTATGGATTTTACCGGTATCCTTGCTTTTTGCGGTATTTTCTAAAGGAAGCACCAAAAAGATAAAAGTGCCCTATTTTATTGGGTTGTTTATATTGGCAATCGCTATAAACACCTATGTGCCTGCGGTTCAGCATGTTTCAGGTTATATAGTGCAAGGCGCAAAGATGGCCTTAACCCTAACCCTTTTTCTAATTGGTACCAGTCTTACCGCTAAGTCGTTGAAAGTTGTAGGTTTAAAACCACTTTTACAAGCTGTTATTATATGGGGTTTTATTTCGATAGGCTCTTTAATGGTGATATTGCATACTATAAATTAA
- a CDS encoding LysR family transcriptional regulator, translating to MFDYKLQVFYSVATRLSFSKAAEELHITQPAVTKHIKNIELHFKQRLFERKGNSINLTPAGITLLQHTKTIFGQYKALQFDMNALIDQTEGVLRIAASTTVAQYVLPEALAKFHKKFPKVSLTLLNANTENVEKAILTDTVELGFIEGYSKNREIAYHPFLKDEIVLVVANGHSLFNTPAMSVKELVDKPLVLREEGSGSLEIILEALQKQSVSLQDLTIEMRLGSSESIKTYLSDKYSMAFLSVNTILKELKSGELGIIDIQDFSIERPFHFIFKQGHQSALSTLFLNFLQNHYNTKL from the coding sequence ATGTTCGATTACAAACTTCAGGTATTTTATTCGGTAGCTACCCGTTTAAGCTTTTCGAAAGCTGCGGAAGAACTTCATATTACCCAGCCGGCGGTTACTAAACACATCAAAAACATTGAACTTCATTTTAAACAACGCTTATTTGAACGAAAAGGTAACAGCATAAACCTTACTCCGGCTGGGATAACCCTTTTGCAGCACACCAAAACGATTTTTGGCCAATATAAGGCGCTGCAGTTCGACATGAACGCGCTTATAGATCAAACGGAAGGTGTTTTAAGAATAGCCGCCAGCACTACGGTAGCGCAATATGTGCTTCCGGAAGCTCTTGCTAAATTTCATAAAAAATTCCCCAAGGTAAGTTTAACCTTACTAAATGCCAATACCGAAAATGTGGAAAAGGCGATCTTGACCGACACGGTAGAATTGGGATTTATTGAAGGCTATTCCAAAAATCGGGAAATTGCCTATCATCCATTTTTAAAAGATGAAATTGTATTGGTAGTGGCCAATGGTCATTCCTTGTTTAACACGCCTGCTATGAGTGTAAAAGAATTGGTTGATAAGCCTTTAGTGTTAAGGGAAGAAGGATCCGGAAGTTTGGAGATTATCCTGGAAGCACTGCAAAAACAAAGCGTAAGCTTGCAAGATTTAACTATCGAAATGCGCCTGGGTAGTTCCGAAAGCATTAAAACTTATTTAAGCGATAAGTATAGCATGGCTTTTTTGAGCGTTAATACCATTTTAAAAGAACTAAAATCGGGAGAACTGGGAATTATCGATATACAGGATTTTTCGATAGAGCGGCCTTTTCATTTTATCTTTAAGCAAGGCCATCAGTCGGCATTATCTACCTTGTTTCTAAATTTCCTGCAAAACCATTATAACACTAAGTTATAA
- a CDS encoding MBL fold metallo-hydrolase: MRIQKYVHSCILISEGDKKLLFDPGKFTFQDKLVAPETFKDVDFIILTHDHLDHIDIDALTLISKLSGADIYGNSEVTEALSAQGLKVHLFEEGQKILGSFKVDALVTPHQEILSEKCPKNTAYLINDKILNPGDSFSNKLLKFKGIHCLILPVMAPFLTELDVYHFALKMKPEIIFPVHDGFAKPYFLKQRYNTYLPYFKDEGIQFLTLYEIGDGISF; this comes from the coding sequence ATGCGTATTCAAAAATATGTACATTCTTGCATTTTAATTTCTGAAGGTGATAAAAAGTTGCTTTTCGATCCGGGAAAGTTCACCTTTCAGGACAAGCTGGTAGCTCCTGAAACCTTTAAAGATGTAGATTTTATAATTTTAACCCATGATCATCTCGATCATATAGATATTGATGCGTTAACCCTAATCTCCAAATTATCGGGAGCCGATATTTATGGGAATTCAGAAGTGACGGAGGCATTAAGCGCCCAAGGTCTAAAAGTTCATCTGTTTGAAGAAGGACAGAAAATCCTGGGTTCCTTTAAAGTGGATGCTTTAGTTACACCCCATCAGGAAATATTATCTGAAAAATGTCCTAAAAATACCGCTTACCTAATTAATGATAAAATTTTAAATCCCGGCGATTCCTTCAGCAACAAGCTCCTTAAGTTTAAAGGTATCCATTGCTTGATTTTACCCGTGATGGCTCCTTTTTTAACTGAACTGGATGTTTATCATTTTGCGTTAAAAATGAAGCCCGAAATTATATTTCCGGTCCACGATGGATTTGCCAAACCTTATTTTTTAAAGCAACGCTATAATACTTATCTCCCTTATTTTAAAGATGAAGGGATCCAATTTCTGACTTTATATGAAATTGGCGATGGGATTTCTTTCTAA
- a CDS encoding BfmA/BtgA family mobilization protein, which translates to MDSFIGIRFKKETAKRFQQFSRTHFKSLTEAMATMLDFFFYNEISPREKLGPTGRTIEANLKKRINAVIAIMRDMEKTQTKPTVAMIESLFQTEEPKKKPLILEKKFVEEKPKVKFQEKQNHNNEL; encoded by the coding sequence ATGGACTCATTTATTGGCATTCGGTTCAAAAAGGAAACGGCGAAACGTTTCCAGCAATTTTCACGAACACACTTTAAATCGCTCACCGAGGCAATGGCCACGATGCTCGATTTTTTCTTCTACAACGAGATATCCCCACGGGAGAAACTGGGCCCGACCGGGAGGACAATCGAGGCCAATTTAAAGAAACGGATCAATGCCGTAATCGCCATAATGAGAGATATGGAAAAGACCCAGACCAAACCCACCGTGGCGATGATCGAATCCCTTTTTCAGACCGAAGAACCCAAAAAGAAACCCCTGATTTTAGAGAAGAAATTTGTGGAAGAAAAGCCGAAAGTAAAATTTCAAGAAAAACAAAACCACAACAACGAACTGTAA
- a CDS encoding DUF6876 family protein, translated as MKAQVNEIKEGLQHFHGSETIFQIALLRTRYTNGLKYLAEGSECFWLITDTSVIAKSLMNRSEFKTIDFKRLPEERQDFTGYEAEITYTDGNDNVLEKHGYRANDFPLDELRLFFVNDTLMLPSEY; from the coding sequence ATGAAAGCACAAGTTAACGAAATTAAAGAGGGTTTACAACATTTTCACGGTTCGGAAACCATATTTCAAATCGCATTATTAAGAACCCGATACACAAACGGACTGAAATATTTGGCGGAAGGTTCCGAATGTTTTTGGCTCATTACGGACACTTCCGTAATCGCAAAAAGTCTGATGAACCGAAGCGAGTTCAAAACCATAGACTTTAAAAGGTTGCCCGAGGAAAGACAGGATTTTACGGGCTACGAAGCCGAGATAACCTACACCGATGGGAACGACAACGTTTTGGAAAAACACGGCTATCGGGCGAACGATTTTCCGCTCGATGAACTGCGGTTGTTTTTTGTAAACGATACGCTGATGCTGCCAAGCGAATATTAA
- a CDS encoding single-stranded DNA-binding protein encodes MNTLKNHVQLIGNVGQEPQITNLESGKKVARLSLATNEYYKDAKGEKVQNTEWHTIVAWGKTAEIIEKYAGKGKEIGVTGKLKSRSYEDKDSIKRYVTELEANEILLLGTKNGNNSAD; translated from the coding sequence ATGAACACTTTAAAAAATCACGTACAGTTAATCGGAAACGTTGGCCAAGAGCCACAAATCACGAACCTTGAAAGCGGTAAAAAAGTAGCCCGTCTTTCACTCGCCACGAACGAGTATTACAAAGATGCCAAGGGCGAAAAAGTCCAAAATACCGAATGGCACACAATTGTAGCCTGGGGCAAAACTGCCGAAATCATCGAGAAGTATGCCGGAAAGGGCAAGGAAATCGGGGTAACCGGGAAATTGAAATCCCGAAGCTACGAGGACAAGGACAGTATCAAAAGATATGTTACCGAATTGGAAGCCAACGAAATCCTTTTGTTGGGAACTAAGAACGGCAATAATTCAGCCGATTAA
- a CDS encoding site-specific integrase, translating to MQTSKTFSIHFWLSMAKKKDDLAPIYGRITVDGKRAEISLKRSTSVTYWDTRSKRVNSRTSEGKALNVYLDQVYSDLLECHKQLLGESKYVTAQAIKARYLGEDEQHKTLLQLVTYHNKNMVSVLKPGTLKNYFTTERYIKRYLKRKLKTNDVFLKQLSYKFIIDFEQFLRTGKSINRSQPLKNNGVMKHLERLKKMMNLALRLEWVEKDPFVRFSLKFTKHQRAFLSQSELEVLESGQLLKGMHQKTRDVFVFACYTGLSYIDVKLLCDDHIVRGIDGDYWIFTKREKNDEAVKIPLLDKALAILKKYDQEPKGKQEKLLPVFSNQKINKYLKEIAAILKINKKLTFHAARHTFATTVTLSNGVPIETVSKLLGHTKLSTTQIYARVIEQKVSSDMRSLRGKLNTKDKAETRVHYQ from the coding sequence ATGCAGACTTCAAAGACTTTTAGTATTCATTTTTGGCTGAGTATGGCCAAGAAAAAAGATGATTTGGCACCCATTTATGGCCGTATTACGGTAGATGGGAAACGTGCCGAGATCAGTTTAAAACGATCCACATCGGTTACCTATTGGGATACCCGTTCCAAGAGGGTAAATTCGAGAACTTCTGAGGGGAAAGCCCTCAATGTCTATTTAGACCAGGTCTATTCCGATTTATTGGAATGCCACAAACAGCTTCTGGGCGAATCCAAATACGTTACCGCCCAAGCTATCAAAGCCCGTTATCTCGGGGAAGATGAACAGCACAAAACGCTGCTTCAACTGGTTACCTACCATAATAAGAATATGGTTTCAGTACTCAAGCCCGGCACGTTGAAAAATTATTTCACAACGGAACGCTATATTAAACGGTATTTGAAGCGCAAACTAAAGACCAATGACGTTTTTCTGAAACAGCTGTCGTACAAATTCATCATTGACTTTGAACAGTTCCTACGCACCGGAAAATCCATAAACCGTTCCCAGCCCTTAAAGAACAACGGGGTTATGAAACATTTGGAACGTTTGAAAAAGATGATGAACCTTGCCCTTCGGTTGGAATGGGTCGAGAAAGACCCTTTTGTCAGGTTCTCACTTAAGTTCACAAAACACCAACGGGCATTTTTATCACAATCGGAACTTGAAGTTTTGGAATCTGGTCAGCTTTTAAAAGGGATGCACCAAAAAACGAGGGATGTTTTTGTTTTTGCCTGTTATACGGGACTATCCTATATCGATGTGAAATTGCTCTGCGATGATCATATTGTACGTGGAATCGATGGGGATTACTGGATATTCACAAAAAGGGAAAAGAATGATGAAGCGGTAAAAATTCCTCTTTTGGATAAAGCGCTTGCTATCCTGAAAAAATATGATCAAGAACCTAAAGGCAAGCAAGAAAAACTGCTACCGGTTTTTTCCAATCAAAAGATCAATAAATATTTGAAGGAAATAGCGGCAATCCTAAAAATCAATAAAAAGCTCACGTTCCACGCAGCCCGACATACGTTTGCCACTACCGTTACGCTTTCCAATGGTGTGCCCATTGAGACCGTTTCAAAACTACTGGGTCATACCAAGCTTTCCACAACGCAAATCTATGCCCGGGTCATCGAGCAGAAAGTATCTTCGGATATGCGTTCGTTACGCGGTAAATTAAACACCAAGGACAAAGCTGAAACTAGGGTGCATTATCAATAA